In bacterium, the following are encoded in one genomic region:
- a CDS encoding MFS transporter, which translates to MIAKALNLYKSLGILRPADMPLIARYTFRRHIAAAVIDGFLLGGFINALADMVLKRALSATDFQIALFTMLAPIAMVFSMHWASYIKGRDKGPFFLIAGVFGRLVLLLMLFCHTASYYIAIMGVYWLFNTLLIPTMNNIVQNNYPAHLRGQIFGTVAAVGMAASLPMAVLSGKLLEYDENVFRWAFALAGVIGFFSVLILKSIRIRHRPVAEGEVCPLPERPAYFEHYRYAHVLAFLDRAAVAPVKETIKLFADNPLYAKFEAAFMIYGFGFMVILPALPKWFDEVLKMRYDDISLARTVAAGVCMILFSQLMGKLMDRTNPIKFCAYTFAVLVLYPLFIVLIPSQFGVYAGFVAFGIGMVGVNLAWNLSSIYFAGDSEVSQFMGAHATLVGFRGTLGPLIGFIVMRYFPISVVFYLSAAFFALASIQMTRLHRENRRKERAAAAAQAAA; encoded by the coding sequence ATGATCGCGAAGGCGCTTAACCTGTACAAATCGCTCGGAATACTCCGGCCCGCGGACATGCCGCTGATCGCGCGCTACACGTTCCGGCGCCACATCGCGGCCGCGGTCATAGACGGCTTCCTATTGGGCGGATTCATCAACGCGCTCGCGGACATGGTGCTAAAGCGCGCTCTTTCCGCCACGGACTTTCAGATAGCGCTCTTCACGATGCTCGCGCCCATCGCGATGGTGTTCTCGATGCACTGGGCGAGCTACATCAAGGGCAGGGACAAGGGGCCGTTTTTCCTCATCGCGGGCGTTTTCGGGCGGCTCGTGCTATTGCTCATGCTCTTCTGCCATACGGCGTCGTACTACATCGCGATAATGGGCGTTTACTGGCTTTTCAACACGCTTCTCATTCCCACGATGAACAACATCGTCCAGAACAACTACCCGGCGCACCTGCGCGGCCAGATTTTCGGAACCGTCGCCGCGGTGGGGATGGCCGCGAGCCTGCCGATGGCGGTGCTGTCGGGCAAGCTCCTCGAATACGACGAAAACGTTTTCCGCTGGGCGTTCGCGCTTGCGGGCGTGATCGGGTTTTTCAGCGTGCTTATTTTAAAGAGCATCCGCATCAGGCACCGCCCTGTCGCCGAGGGCGAGGTCTGCCCGCTTCCGGAGCGCCCGGCGTACTTCGAGCATTACCGCTACGCGCACGTGCTTGCGTTTCTGGACCGCGCGGCGGTCGCGCCGGTGAAGGAAACCATCAAGCTTTTCGCGGACAATCCGCTTTACGCCAAATTCGAAGCGGCGTTCATGATTTACGGATTCGGGTTCATGGTGATTCTTCCGGCGCTTCCCAAGTGGTTCGACGAAGTGCTCAAGATGCGCTACGACGACATCAGCCTCGCTCGCACCGTCGCGGCCGGAGTTTGCATGATTCTGTTCTCGCAGCTTATGGGCAAGCTGATGGACCGCACGAATCCCATCAAGTTCTGCGCGTACACGTTCGCGGTGCTCGTGCTGTATCCGCTTTTCATCGTTCTCATCCCATCGCAGTTCGGAGTGTACGCCGGGTTCGTCGCGTTCGGGATCGGAATGGTGGGCGTCAACCTGGCATGGAACCTGTCCTCGATTTACTTCGCGGGCGACTCCGAAGTTAGCCAGTTCATGGGCGCGCACGCGACGCTTGTGGGATTCCGCGGGACGCTCGGCCCGCTTATCGGATTCATCGTTATGAGGTACTTCCCGATATCGGTCGTGTTTTATTTATCCGCGGCGTTCTTCGCGCTGGCGAGCATCCAGATGACGCGTCTGCACCGCGAGAACAGGCGAAAGGAACGCGCGGCGGCGGCCGCGCAGGCGGCGGCGTGA